One stretch of Cervus canadensis isolate Bull #8, Minnesota chromosome 5, ASM1932006v1, whole genome shotgun sequence DNA includes these proteins:
- the KRCC1 gene encoding lysine-rich coiled-coil protein 1 isoform X1, with amino-acid sequence MRESLVKLMKHSKKTYDSFQDELEDYIKVQKARGLEPKTCFRKMREDYLETYGYKEEVNSRPRCRMFEQRLPYGTVQTYPRSCSISQRVEKQLPQWLPAHDSRLRLDSLSCSQVTRDCFSGKPVPPNLSQHESNCSAYSVESGVYRHLSSENSTSAHQASYKHIHQKRKRHTEEGREKPEEERPKHKRKKACEEIDLDKYKSIQTSKTEAETVRVSTEKLKNRKEKKSRDVASKKEERKRRKEKKEQGQERTEEEMLWDQSILGF; translated from the exons ATGAG AGAATCCCTTGTCAAGCTAATGAAGCATTCAAAGAAGACTTATGACTCTTTTCAAGATGAACTTGAAGATTATATCAAAGTGCAGAAAGCCAGAGGCTTAGAGCCAAAGACTTGTTTCAGGAAGATGAGAGAGGATTATTTGGAAACCTATGGGTACAAAGAAGAGGTCAACTCTAGACCCAGGTGTAGAATGTTTGAGCAAAGACTCCCATATGGAACCGTCCAAACCTACCCAAGATCATGCAGTATTTCACAAAGAGTGGAAAAGCAGTTACCTCAGTGGCTACCAGCTCATGACAGCAGGCTGAGACTAGACTCCCTGAGCTGCTCTCAGGTCACCAGGGACTGTTTCTCAGGAAAGCCTGTACCCCCGAACCTGAGTCAGCACGAGTCTAACTGTAGCGCATACAGTGTAGAATCTGGAGTTTACAGGCACCTCTCCTCAGAAAATAGTACCAGTGCCCACCAGGCTAGTTATAAACACATACACCAGAAGAGGAAAAGGCacacagaggaaggcagagaaaagccagaggagGAGCGGCCCAAGCATAAGAGGAAAAAAGCTTGTGAGGAAATAGATTTAGACAAATACAAGAGCATCCAAACAAGCAAAACAGAGGCAGAAACAGTCAGAGTCAGTACAGAAAAGCTTAAGAAccgaaaggagaaaaaaagccgAGATGTAGCCTCTAAGAAAGAGGAACGTAAgcgcagaaaagagaaaaaggaacaaggccaagaaaggacagaggaggaaatgcTTTGGGACCAGTCTATTCTTGGATTTTGA
- the KRCC1 gene encoding lysine-rich coiled-coil protein 1 isoform X2 produces the protein MKHSKKTYDSFQDELEDYIKVQKARGLEPKTCFRKMREDYLETYGYKEEVNSRPRCRMFEQRLPYGTVQTYPRSCSISQRVEKQLPQWLPAHDSRLRLDSLSCSQVTRDCFSGKPVPPNLSQHESNCSAYSVESGVYRHLSSENSTSAHQASYKHIHQKRKRHTEEGREKPEEERPKHKRKKACEEIDLDKYKSIQTSKTEAETVRVSTEKLKNRKEKKSRDVASKKEERKRRKEKKEQGQERTEEEMLWDQSILGF, from the coding sequence ATGAAGCATTCAAAGAAGACTTATGACTCTTTTCAAGATGAACTTGAAGATTATATCAAAGTGCAGAAAGCCAGAGGCTTAGAGCCAAAGACTTGTTTCAGGAAGATGAGAGAGGATTATTTGGAAACCTATGGGTACAAAGAAGAGGTCAACTCTAGACCCAGGTGTAGAATGTTTGAGCAAAGACTCCCATATGGAACCGTCCAAACCTACCCAAGATCATGCAGTATTTCACAAAGAGTGGAAAAGCAGTTACCTCAGTGGCTACCAGCTCATGACAGCAGGCTGAGACTAGACTCCCTGAGCTGCTCTCAGGTCACCAGGGACTGTTTCTCAGGAAAGCCTGTACCCCCGAACCTGAGTCAGCACGAGTCTAACTGTAGCGCATACAGTGTAGAATCTGGAGTTTACAGGCACCTCTCCTCAGAAAATAGTACCAGTGCCCACCAGGCTAGTTATAAACACATACACCAGAAGAGGAAAAGGCacacagaggaaggcagagaaaagccagaggagGAGCGGCCCAAGCATAAGAGGAAAAAAGCTTGTGAGGAAATAGATTTAGACAAATACAAGAGCATCCAAACAAGCAAAACAGAGGCAGAAACAGTCAGAGTCAGTACAGAAAAGCTTAAGAAccgaaaggagaaaaaaagccgAGATGTAGCCTCTAAGAAAGAGGAACGTAAgcgcagaaaagagaaaaaggaacaaggccaagaaaggacagaggaggaaatgcTTTGGGACCAGTCTATTCTTGGATTTTGA